DNA sequence from the candidate division WOR-3 bacterium genome:
TGAGGTATACTGTTATGATGGCTTCTTTCATATTAGTGACAGTGTTCTTGTTCAATCAGGGCGATTTTCCGATCTGCCAGGCAGGCGATGTTCAAGCTACGCCAGAGGTCGTTTTTGCCGATAGCCTCTTCTATGTTTTCTGGACCGACTTCAGGTACAGCAGCGTTGACACCTATTCTGTATACGTTGCTCGTATTGCTTTGGACGGGACGGTGCTTGACCCGGATGGAAGGGAAATCTTTGCGAACAAGGCGGAAACACGCCCTGCCGCTGCCTTCGACGGGACGAACCTTCTTGTAGCATTGCAGGACAGCTGCTGAACGAGCGGTAATATCATAGGAGTGGGTCTCACTCCTTCGTGTGACATCATACAGACATTTATTATTTCAAACGCAGAAAACATCCAGGAATTGCCAGATATTTGCTATGGTCTTGGTAACTATGTCGTGGTTTGGACTGATTTCCGGGATGGAGTTGACAGAATGGTCAGGGCAGCGCGTGTTACACCTCAGTGGGTGGTGCTGGATACAGGTTATGTAGTATGGTCGAATTCGATCTATCAAATCACACCGGTGATAGCTTTCGATGGTGCAAGATATCTCACCGTTTGGCAAAATCTTGCCGAGCCGTTTGGTATTCATTGCCGTTTCATTGGTGCGGACGGATCGCCCCAAAACCCGGGTATCACGATTTCATCTGCGCCGAGTGCGACCAACCCCAGGATCTGTTACGACGGTGTGAATTACCTGGTAGTGTGGCAAGAGTACACAACGACAAATAACATTATGGGTCAGTTCGTATCACCCGGCGGTTCGCTGATAGGGGAAGCCTTCGTTATCACTTCTGGTCCTGAGAATCACGTATCGCCCGCTCTGTGCCATGACGGCAATCGATTTCTTGTCATCTGGTCCGAGACACAGATATGGGCACAGTTTTTATCCGGCACGGGTAGTTTGATCGGCGCGGCGTTCCCGATCTCAAGCGCGGTTTACGAGCAAGTTGCTCCTGATGTTTATTTCGGGAGTAGCAAATTCCTGGCGATCTGGAGCGAATTCCGTACTGATTATGACATCTATGGCAATTTAGATGCACAGGTCGGCGTAGATAATTCGAATTACCATGTTCCTGCCGGTCAAAAAATCTATCCTGACAGAACGGTCTTTGTTGACAGAGTTAATGTCATTGGTGGCCGTGGCAAGAAGATATCTATTTTCGACATCCTTGGTAAGAAAGTTGCGGAGACCAGGAATGGTATGTGGGAAGCGAGTTTTTTTTCTTCAGGTGTTTATTTCTTGGCAGTAGATGGACAGGTAATGAGAGTAGTAAAGGTGAAGTGATTTTTTGTGAGTTTTGCAATCCGATCATTTCGTCAATAAATACTAGGGAGGAGATACAATGCAAAGTGTTGTATACTTATCGGCAAGATTGAAGTGTGATGTCAACAAGGCTTTTGAGATGTTCACGGAAAACGACAATCTCCAGTCCTGGCTGACAAATATTGCAGATGTCGAACCAAGAGTGGGTGGCAGGTACGAATTGTTCTGGGATCCTAATAATAGAGAGAATAACAGCACAATTGGGTGCAAGGTAACGCTTTTTGAAGAGAACAAGTTGATTGCCTTCGAGTGGAAGGGACCGCCGCAATTCAAAGATTTCATGAATACCGCGGTTCCACTGACACATGTGGTGGTTTTCTTCATACCCTGTGGTTATGCCGTTGCTGGTGTTTGTACGGAAGTGCACCTTATACATGCAGGTTGGGGAGATTCGCCTGAGTGGCAGAAGGCCAAATCATACTTTGACACAGCATGGTCAATTGCTTTCAAAAATCTCGAAGGATTATTCGCAAATAACAAATAATGAAGGATCCCAGATATCATGATTGGTTGCTCGAGAACGGTGGCCCGGTCATTCGGTATCTTACGGCGCTCGAGCAAGAAGGATTCAAAACAGCAAACACGCTGCGTTTACAGCACGACCTGCTGAAATCCGAACAAGTGAAGTACTGGATGAAAAATATTACCGGCCGCACTGGATTCAATGATATCCACGGCAGCCGTGATGCATGTTTTGAGAATGCCATGGGCAAACTCACCCTCTATGGTCTGCGCAAGGGTATGGGTGATTTTGACTCTAGATGTGCTCCCTATCTTGCCTGGCTTCAGAGAAGTATGAATAAGAATAAACCGAACATCATATTTGTTTTCCATCAGACTGTCGTGGCCGCATGGCTCGCTGTTGGTGGGTTTCTCTCTGAGCAACCCGTCTTAGATTTTGTCCTTCGCAGGCTCGGTGCTATCTACGATTTTGTCAAAGACAAAGATTTTTCCATTTATGTCGATAAATCCAGATTCAAACGTGTTCCAGCAGTGTTCGATAGATATCCTCTTATCAATCCAGACTTGTACACTGATGGGAATTTCTTGTTGCCCTGGATTCACGATATCTTCGCCTTCGGCGCACTTCAAGTATATATGAATGATGACGAGGTCAGCGAACGCATAGATTATGTAATATCCTATTTATTGGATAGGCGCTACCAGCAGTTCCATGAGGGATACGGTATTGTACTCAACGAGAATTGTCATTATAATGTCATGGGGTGGGACGTCTGGTTGCCTTGTTATGATGGTCTGCATAAGAATCCTTTCAACAAAGGATGCCTGGTGCAGAGGCTCGAACTTATGTCCCATTTTAAGACCGGACGGTCGAGCAAGTGGTTTGTGGAGAATCTGAAAATGCTTGAGGATTTCGAGAATCATTCCTGCAGGTATGTAATACCGAAGAACTATATCAGTGAGAAGAAAAATTCATATTTCGTTACGGGCGCTCACATGGGGTTGGGTGAAAACCGCCGCCGGAGAGTAGCATTGGAAATCGAATCTAGTTTCTGGATGTTGGGAATAATGAAAAACAAGGTAGAAAAGGATATGACAAAATGAGAATGAATCCCGGGATCTTATTAGTGACTATCCTCTTCTTCTTTACTTTTACCATGCTGGCGGGTGAGTCTGTTGAATTGACGACGGCGGAGATAGAAGTTCAATATAACCGTATGAGAGACCTATCTATTGATGAGTCTAATGTGATAGAAGTCAACGGTTGCTTGATCAACAAGGATGTTGCAGAGTTTGAGTTGAAATCCGGCCATATCTATTTTTTCGCCCCGGTTTTTGATAATGTTGTTGCGGCCTATTTCGAAGGTTCGGGTAATTTTCGCCTGTCTACTGATGACCCGATCGAAAAGCAGCAAGTCTTGCGTTTTACAGGTAAGGAGCATGTTGACCTGGAATTCGAAGAAGCGCTTTTCTTCTTTACCGATGACACCTACGAAAAAATTCGAAGCCTCCAGAAAGTTACGAGTATGAGTATCCCTGATTCGATTCAGAATATTATACACCTGTTCCGGCAAAAAATTCGTGGGCGGTTTCCATGGAATTTTGATGCACGTGTTATCGCCGAGTTTCTCAATGCACGAGAACGGCATTTTTTCGGCGCCTTCCTTGAAGGTATGGACGGTGACGAGTTCTTATATCTCATTGACCCGATGGATGAGGAGGAAGTGACGCTTTTCCGGTATGAAAAGATCAAATTTTCAAAGCGTGCTCAGGTTGAAACATGGTACAGCTCCAGACCCATAATACCGTTTCCACGGGCGAGGCCTACATTTGATGTTGAACAGCTCCAAATGGATGTCGAAATAGAAGGAAATCAAAGGCTCGTGGTAGATGCAAAAATGCGCTTCACATGTTTGCTTGATCAAGCCCGAATCATGCCAGTATACCTGGATGAAGCGCTGCGTGTCGAAACTGCGATCCTCGGGAATCATGATACATGTCTGGTCATCCAGGAAGAGGAAAAGGAGGATGCTCAGCTGTGGATTGTATTTCCTTTTGACCTGCAAAAAGGTGAACGATACGATCTGACCCTGGCGTATGGCGGCGAAGGATTGATCAATGATATTGGCGGTGATAATTTCAGTATTGGCGGACGCATTGCATGGTTTCCCAGTGTCTATACGAATATCTTCGACCCCAGGCATTTCCTGATCACATTCGCCGTTCCTCAAAAAAGGACATTACTCAGCACCGGCAAACTAGTGCGAACGTGGACAGAAGGGAACCTCGTTTATTCAATGTGGGATAGTGAGATCGAATACATGTTAGCCGGGTTCAATTATGGAAAATTTTCGGCGGTAACCCAGCAAAGCTCGCTTTGTGATATTACCTGCTATACCAACGAGAAATCGTCCGATGCATTACTCATTGTCCGAAGAACCCTCGAAGAGAATCGTGATCTACAGGCAGAGTTGATGTTGATGCCTCAAGAGTTGACCACAGATGGGATTGGTAAGAATGCGGCCATTGAGAGCCGTAACGCCTACGAGGTTTTCCATCATTTTTTCGGCGAAATCCCCATTCGTTCTATAAATATATCCCAGCAGCCGCAAGTTTCTTTTGCCGCCAGTTGGCCTGCATTGATCTTTTTGCCGTTCACCGCATTCTTTGATGAATCGGTAAGGCAGCGGTTGTTTGAGCCGGTTATCGGGCTACGTTGGTACGGGGAATGGGAATCGTACCACGAAGGCGTTGCTTCGCACGAAATGGCGCACCAATGGTGGGCGCATTCCGTAATGACCGCCTCATATCATGATACCTGGCTTAACGAGGGTTTTGCCACCTATTCAGAAGCATTACACCTGCTTATGACGAAGGGTACGGATGCCTTCAAGAAATACATGAGGATTTTGCGGCGTCAGGTATACTCTGACATTGGTGGGGGCAAGAGTCTTTCTGAACTCGGTCCAGTGTGGTTGGGTATTCGGTTGAGTTCATTCGATGCCCCGCAAGGATATTATCTCACATATGTTAAAGGTGCGTACATTTTGCACATGCTGAGGATGATGCTCTTTGACTATGATAAGAAAAATGATGAACGATTCATCAAAATGATGAAAGACTACGTTCGTACCTATACAGGCAAGGTTGTCACGACTCTGGATTTCAAGAATATTGTTGAAAAACACTTTGATAGAAACATGGATTGGTTCTTTGATCAATGGGTATATGGCAGCGATATTCCTGTTTACGAATTCAAATACGAAGTTGAGGAAACTGATGGCGAATACTATGTAACGATCTACGTTCAGCAGAGTGGGGTTTCACCATCCTTCGAAATGCTGGTGCCGTTTCTCGTTAACTTCGAAAAGGAACATGCTGTAGTGAAGGTCATTGCCAAAGGTACAGATGTGGTTGCCAAGAAATTCCACTTGCCGCGAAAACCTGTGTCTATCGAGGCGAATCCGCTTAATGCTGTGTTGTGCGTAATCGTTGAATAGGGTGTGAGAAAGACGGTGCGGAGCACGAGATTGACATATCCGAGAGCATGAATAGAATTTTTGAAGGAAAGCAATGAAGATATTTAAGATCGTCTTGATAATACTCGCTGCGGGTATTGTGTTATTGATGGCGCTGTTCGCCATATACCTCCTGCTTAACAGGCAAGGTGTTGTCGAATCCTATGATGTTGGTGAGCCCGAGACAGGTAACCGCCTGCTGATTGTTAGTCAGGGCAGTGAGTTTAAGAATGCTTTGGTCGAAAGCGTGATCACACACCTCGCCGATGAATCTTTGTATGTGTGCGTGATCGATGTCAGCGGCTTGGAGGAGATCAATGAGGATGAGTGGGATGCAATTTTGATATTACATACTACGGAACAATGGAAGCTACAACCTGACGTGAAAAAATATCTCGACCGTGCGCGGAACCTTGACAGGGTGGTTGTCATAACGACATCGGGCTCAGGTGAGTGGAAAAGCGATGAGTATGCGGTTGATGTTATGACATCTGCGTCTAAAAAAGAAGAGTTACGCGCGTTGACCGATAACATTGTACTCAAGCTCAAGGCAATTCTGAAATGAAAACAGTGCTCAAAGTAGCGAATCTGCTTGCCATCATCGGAACGGCATTGATGGGGGTCGTGATAATATTGATACGCGTTTCTCCTACATTCGTGCGTTTGTTCAGTTCGCGCGGGCCGATGTTGACGGTTTTGGCATTAACCGAATTGGTCTTTGCATTCTCTCTTCTGTTCTTCTTTTCGGTTCTGCATCTCTACAATGCCGACAATGGTAGAAAAATGGTGTCGCTTGGTGCAACAGTGGCTGCTTTAATTAGTACATCCTGGATGTCAGTTGTTGCAGTCTTGCACCGGTTCCCTTTCGTATGGCGCTGGGTGGCAACACGCTGGTCCGGGTTGATTGTCTCCACTACCCAAGTCATATTCACAATTCCGTTGTTGGTTTTCTTTGTTCTTTTCAGCACGGCGAACAACCGCCGTGATACCAGTCTAAGACTACGCGTGGCTTCTATCGTTGCGGTTCTTGGGACTTCTTGGTTGCTGCTCGTCTCTGGCGCGCGCATATCACCTGCAGTATGGATTTGGTTGATCGAAAAAGGTGCTGGAAGGATCATGATAATAACCGAGCCGTTTGTTGCGATTTCGTTTCTGATATTTCTTGCAGCATTTTTTGTTGAACCCGATGGTTAGCAAGTATGAAGACCGGTCCAGATATTGTTTGAATTGAGAGAGGAGTAAGCTTGTGACAAGGACGAAACTGAATTTGCCTGATAGGTTCGATTTCTCTACTGAGATGCCTGTGCGTATCGAAAATATAAATTACGGGGGGCATTTGGGGAATGACTCGTTGCTGTCGCTCATTCACGAGGCACGGTTAAGATTTCTGAAGGCAAATGGATTTACCGAGGCGGATATTGGCGGTGTGGGCATTATCATGGTAGACACGGTCGTCATCTACAAATCGGAGAGTTTCCATGGAGACGTTCTCAGATTCGAAGTTGCTGTCGGCAATATAGGCAATACAGGCTGCGATTTTTTCTTTAGGATAACGAACAGTGCAACTAAAAGGGATGTTGCTCATGCTAAGACCGGTGTTGTATTTTTTGACTACCACACTAGAAAGGTTGCACCTGCACCACGTAAATTCGCAGAACAATTTAGGGAGAAACCGTAGCATAACAGCACCGGTCTCTTTGGTGCATGGTTGGAGGTATGAATGAAGGTAGTCTATGTCAATAGTCTTGCCGCCACATTGGATGCGCTCAACGAAGTATTCGTCATGGGTCGATCACTTTCACGGACCGACCGTGCGAAAGCTATAGAGTGGATAGCCGGCAGGCAGGGATTGAAGGGTGCTTACCGTGGCATGTTTGCACCGACTCAGCTTGATTACCGTAGGGGGATCACGGTCTTCACGGGAGAGAGAGTGGTATCAAGCGCTGCTATCGGTCACATCCTTGGTGAAGAAGCGAGCCGCGCGTTGATCATGCTTGATGGTAGTTCAACGATTGTTCAAGAGGCACTGAAAAGATCCAACAGGGGAATGATCAGGGCATTGATGAGTTGCGAGACGCCTGCTCGTGTGAGGGGTTTCTACTGCTGTGGTATCTGCACGGCGTCTTTGTGGCGCCATCTGGCAGTTGGTGGTCTAAGCAAGTCGAAAAGACGGCTTCACGTTGGGCTGAAAGTCCTCCGTAAGTATCGTGATGGTACTGGTAAATGGCGGCGCTTTCCATTCTACTATACGTTGCTGGCCCTCAGTGAGATCGAGCACAAACTAGCACTGGATGAATTGAGGTATGCCGCGCCACTTTGTGAACGCTACATAAAGCGCTATAAGGCCAAGAATAAGATCGCCACACGCCGGCGTCTGTTGATGCAACGCGTCCTGGCAAAGTGCTGATCATAAAGCGTTATCATGTTTCATAAAATACCAGATCAGGTCAAGACAAGGATGGGCTATCTCGAGGATTTGGATAGACAGCACAGGAGTGAAGGCGCACCTTCCAATATCCGGCTCAGGCAGGTGCCGAGGGAGACCGGTAAGTTCCTTGCGATCATGGCATCGCTGGCGCCTGCGGGAACCTATCTCGAGATCGGCACAAGCGGCGGTTATTCGGCTTTGTGGCTGGCTCTTGCGTGCAGGGAACTTGGAAGAAAGTTGATCACCTTCGAGATATTGCCGCAAAAGGTAGACATTGCGCGCGAGACGTTTCGCGCTGCCGAAGTTGAGGATGTGGTAGAACTCATCCCGGGCGATGCTCGTGAGTATCTGGATAATTGCAGCGATATTTCTTTCTGTTTTCTTGATGCTGAAAAGGAAATGTATAGAGAATGTTATGAGAAAATAATCCCGAATATGGTTGAGCATGGAATCCTCATTGCCGATAATGTGATCAGTCACAAGGATGTGCTGAAGGATATGGTCGAACACGCTTTGAGCGATCGACGCGTTGATACGGTGGTCGTTCCAATCGGCAGCGGGCTTCTTTTATGCGTGAAGAGACGACAATGAGTGAGAAATTTATCAGTGAATTAATTGAACCAGTCAGAGGAACGTTCGATACAAAAGCCATGTCCCGTGGCGAGCCGGGATTGCCTTCAAGATTTTTATGGCGTAAATCAGAGTACATAATCGCCGAAGTCGTCCACAAATGGAAGGAAACATCTCCATGCAGGAGCGGGAGCAAAGAGAAATATGTCCGCAAACACTGGTACGAAATAAGAACCACCAGTGATTTGAACATGAAGATATATTTCGAACGTAGATCAATGCCGAAAGGACAGGCGAAAAAGAGGTGGTGGCTCTATTCGGTATTGGGTCAATAGAGGGAGGATTTGCATGAACGGCATTAAGAGTGTATTGTCTTCGGTGAATATCTTTTGTGTTTGGGTGATTTTGCTGAGCACGGGATCATTGGTAAGGGCTCAGTGGGAAAATCCTGTAGTCGATACGATCACCAATACCCA
Encoded proteins:
- a CDS encoding T9SS type A sorting domain-containing protein; protein product: MPDICYGLGNYVVVWTDFRDGVDRMVRAARVTPQWVVLDTGYVVWSNSIYQITPVIAFDGARYLTVWQNLAEPFGIHCRFIGADGSPQNPGITISSAPSATNPRICYDGVNYLVVWQEYTTTNNIMGQFVSPGGSLIGEAFVITSGPENHVSPALCHDGNRFLVIWSETQIWAQFLSGTGSLIGAAFPISSAVYEQVAPDVYFGSSKFLAIWSEFRTDYDIYGNLDAQVGVDNSNYHVPAGQKIYPDRTVFVDRVNVIGGRGKKISIFDILGKKVAETRNGMWEASFFSSGVYFLAVDGQVMRVVKVK
- a CDS encoding SRPBCC domain-containing protein; the encoded protein is MQSVVYLSARLKCDVNKAFEMFTENDNLQSWLTNIADVEPRVGGRYELFWDPNNRENNSTIGCKVTLFEENKLIAFEWKGPPQFKDFMNTAVPLTHVVVFFIPCGYAVAGVCTEVHLIHAGWGDSPEWQKAKSYFDTAWSIAFKNLEGLFANNK
- a CDS encoding M1 family aminopeptidase; its protein translation is MRMNPGILLVTILFFFTFTMLAGESVELTTAEIEVQYNRMRDLSIDESNVIEVNGCLINKDVAEFELKSGHIYFFAPVFDNVVAAYFEGSGNFRLSTDDPIEKQQVLRFTGKEHVDLEFEEALFFFTDDTYEKIRSLQKVTSMSIPDSIQNIIHLFRQKIRGRFPWNFDARVIAEFLNARERHFFGAFLEGMDGDEFLYLIDPMDEEEVTLFRYEKIKFSKRAQVETWYSSRPIIPFPRARPTFDVEQLQMDVEIEGNQRLVVDAKMRFTCLLDQARIMPVYLDEALRVETAILGNHDTCLVIQEEEKEDAQLWIVFPFDLQKGERYDLTLAYGGEGLINDIGGDNFSIGGRIAWFPSVYTNIFDPRHFLITFAVPQKRTLLSTGKLVRTWTEGNLVYSMWDSEIEYMLAGFNYGKFSAVTQQSSLCDITCYTNEKSSDALLIVRRTLEENRDLQAELMLMPQELTTDGIGKNAAIESRNAYEVFHHFFGEIPIRSINISQQPQVSFAASWPALIFLPFTAFFDESVRQRLFEPVIGLRWYGEWESYHEGVASHEMAHQWWAHSVMTASYHDTWLNEGFATYSEALHLLMTKGTDAFKKYMRILRRQVYSDIGGGKSLSELGPVWLGIRLSSFDAPQGYYLTYVKGAYILHMLRMMLFDYDKKNDERFIKMMKDYVRTYTGKVVTTLDFKNIVEKHFDRNMDWFFDQWVYGSDIPVYEFKYEVEETDGEYYVTIYVQQSGVSPSFEMLVPFLVNFEKEHAVVKVIAKGTDVVAKKFHLPRKPVSIEANPLNAVLCVIVE
- a CDS encoding thioesterase family protein, translated to MTRTKLNLPDRFDFSTEMPVRIENINYGGHLGNDSLLSLIHEARLRFLKANGFTEADIGGVGIIMVDTVVIYKSESFHGDVLRFEVAVGNIGNTGCDFFFRITNSATKRDVAHAKTGVVFFDYHTRKVAPAPRKFAEQFREKP
- a CDS encoding O-methyltransferase, with protein sequence MFHKIPDQVKTRMGYLEDLDRQHRSEGAPSNIRLRQVPRETGKFLAIMASLAPAGTYLEIGTSGGYSALWLALACRELGRKLITFEILPQKVDIARETFRAAEVEDVVELIPGDAREYLDNCSDISFCFLDAEKEMYRECYEKIIPNMVEHGILIADNVISHKDVLKDMVEHALSDRRVDTVVVPIGSGLLLCVKRRQ
- a CDS encoding DUF6504 family protein; translated protein: MSEKFISELIEPVRGTFDTKAMSRGEPGLPSRFLWRKSEYIIAEVVHKWKETSPCRSGSKEKYVRKHWYEIRTTSDLNMKIYFERRSMPKGQAKKRWWLYSVLGQ